Proteins from one Pygocentrus nattereri isolate fPygNat1 chromosome 16, fPygNat1.pri, whole genome shotgun sequence genomic window:
- the LOC108416631 gene encoding uncharacterized protein LOC108416631 has translation MVLSRLIVLLQDHPWRSFGMVNLVLVVLEKFVEQDFVCPFGCKFATAFFVFYLMIPLILAIAFGVYLWKSNIWSDSGTPQHQNCSKCSYTCCAKFLTCTVPLVVWLVLFFGDGRYLACVNTLCQWNSTTTSREKFTIYVSKITALGVIAFILIVAVIDRCCGRCCARCCVESCCECCGEFFEECIASRTEASSVYRVRCAVKRTVQRASTYVISGDSVRVTESEDVALCSVSDGTTVYLITLKGDQISKLQEGETYIIENATVKEDHPVPEMILGNETEVLRMAPLQLDEKLICKVKESINPSSERAALNDPGLYVKKGYITLTGKVVSLSAPRLIQGDIPVRDIVIEEAGVRVTVLLQKEATTEPLMAGQEIKITHVKVGNTQEKKLNSSDYTVISRSAQTPAEPNPNPAPNPDAQDDERAGFMDNAMQLRNFR, from the exons ATGGTATTATCAAGACTTATTGTACTATTGCAAGACCACCCATGGCGTAGCTTTGGGATGGTCAACCTTGTTCTTGTTGTTTTAGAAAAATTCGTTGAGCAAGACTTCGTGTGCCCTTTTGGATGTAAATTTGCTAccgcattttttgttttttacttgaTGATACCTCTGATTCTTGCCATTGCCTTTGGCGTTTACTTGTGGAAGTCCAACATCTGGTCTGATTCTGGAACTCCACAGCATCAGAATTGTTCCAAATGCAGTTATACATGCTGCGCGAAATTTCTGACCTGTACAGTTCCACTTGTTGTTTGGCTggtcttgttctttggtgatgGCAGATATTTGGCCTGTGTAAACACATTGTGCCAGTGGAACTCAACAACGACTTCCAGGGAGAAGTTTACAATTTATGTATCTAAG ATTACAGCTTTGGGTGTCATTGCCTTCATCCTGATTGTAGCAGTGATTGATCGTTGCTGTGGCAGATGCTGTGCCAGATGCTGTGTTGAATCCTGTTGTGAATGCTGTGGTGAATTCTTTGAAGAATGTATAGCCAGCAG GACAGAAGCATCTTCAGTGTACAGAGTACGCTGTGCGGTAAAGCGCACTGTGCAGCGCGCGAGTACATATGTCATTTCCGGAGACTCTGTAAGAGTCACGGAGAGCGAAGATGTGGCTCTGTGTTCCGTCTCTGATGGTACTACAGTTTATCTGATTACTCTTAAAGGGGATCAGATCTCTAAGCTACAGGAGGGAGAGACTTACATTATAGAAAACGCCACAGTGAAGGAGGACCATCCAGTCCCTGAAATGATCCTGGGAAATGAAACAGAAGTGCTCCGGATGGCTCCACTGCAGCTGGATGAGAAATTAATTTGTAAAGTGAAAGAGAGCATCAATCCTTCTTCAGAGAGAGCAGCTCTGAATGATCCAGGACTGTACGTGAAAAAGGGCTACATAACCCTGACAGGAAAAGTTGTTTCA CTGAGCGCTCCCCGGCTGATTCAGGGAGACATCCCTGTGAGAGATATTGTGATTGAGGAGGCTGGTGTCAGGGTGACAGTGTTACTCCAGAAGGAGGCAACAACTGAGCCACTTATGGCAGGCCAGGAGATCAAGATCACTCACGTCAAAGTGGGCAACACACAGGAAAAGAAGTTAAACTCCTCTGACTACACAGTTATTTCT